ACAATAATATGAACGAGGAGCAGCTGGAGTCCGACGACACGAGCAGTTAACAAGTCTGATAAACTCAGAGAGGAGCTCAACGTCTCCGAGGGCGACGGTGACAGAAAACTACTTCCTGTCTCGCCTGTTCACCATCTTAAAGCTGAAGGTCACGAGCACAACTTCCTGTCAGTCCTCGTCTGAACTAATGAACACATTAAATCTGCTCACACTTGAGAtctgacagagccaggctagcggtttctctttgtttacagtctttgtgctaagctaagcgtCTCCTGGCTTTGACTGTGTGACAGGTAGTTTCATTCACCAAACATCTGTGAGAGGAGACGACACCATCGGCAAACTAAATGAAAGAAGAGTAAAAAAAGAAGTCACTTCACTTCCTGTGACGGTTGTTTCTGGAGTCCACTGATGATGTGTATGCTGTGACATCACTCCTGACCCCGCCCCCcccgctgtctgtctgtgaccaGGGAGCATCGTCATCATTATCTCCATGGTGATGAGGCAGCAGTTAGAGCGTCCACTTCAAacacctgcagagacacagagagttcaacattttatgattcagaatctgtttTAGGTCAAAAAGTTCAGGTTTTGTCTCTGAAGTGAAGAAATACTCAGAACTGTACCTTAGCAGAGGTAcaaatacttagttactgtCCTTCAGTCCATGTctcaggtatctgtcctgtacctgagtctctctgagactttccctctctacatctgaacacaaacatctgaactttctcctcctcacagcttcaaacagcctcgttactttagtttgatgcatttgaggtgaattatggattattgttatttcccaacatcaccagactgatgtcgacctatcagagcacatcacgcacggcagacgcagcgagacgagacaaagacgtaaagacgtgaacagacagagagggaggctgaatggggagaaaaggcgtgttagtgtctcgtatctgcagagagtttcttattttctctctttgttgctgctcggacgctttaccaacccaacatgtggctgtttgacgtcctgggaatgagactcaactatcaactatctttgtggtgcgttcaggaacagctgggacaaatcctactgactctacctttaactttaatagtctttgaattatattaatatgacgtgagcttcagttagctttgaccacaaatgtccttcagagggagactttttactctgatactctgagtacatgtcagagcctgtactcgattacttttactggaggacagactgtgtgGACTGATGACTGGTCTGTGTCTCAGTCAGCTCTGAGGACAGCTGTGTTGTACCTGGTCTCTCTGTGTGTACACAGGCACTTGCTGCTGCAGTAGCGCCCCCCGCAGGTGGTGCAGGTGTAGTGGGAGGGGAAGCCACAGACGCAGCAGAAGTGTCGGGGGGGCAGAGAGGAGGGCGGGGCCGCCGCAGACAGGTAGTTTGGCTCCGGCCTCTCCGACAGGTTCTACCAATCAGAGGGCAGAAAGGGAGAGTCAGCTGACAGCACATTCACTGACAGCCAATGAGAACGCAGCAGAGACGTGTgacccacctcctcctccagcagcgtCGTGAAGTTCTTCCTGAAACGCTGCTTGAAGTGATCGCccctcgtcttcctcttcttcttctctggacGCATGAACaagggagaaggaggaagaggaggagaagaagaagaagaagaagaagaagaagaagaagaagaagaagaagaagaagaagaagaaggaggaggaggaggaggaggaggaggaggaggaggagaagaagaagaagaagaagaagaagaagaagaagaagaagaagaagaagaaggaggaggaggagaagaagaaaacatttacactgagcttcagctgctgtaaatcagGACAGTAGAAGAAGTCTCACCTGGTTCTTCTGTCTCACTGAAGGCAGGCAGACGGGCAGTAGGAcctgggggagggagggaggacagaggatCGTCctagaaacacaacaacaacaacattaagtATGTTTACAgtggagaggagaagacagCAGACAGATGCTTCCTGCTCGTCCACAGACAGGAGGACGTTAGACTGTGAGACCGGTCAGTCAATACATGTCTGTGTCAAACACCTGATCACAGGTGAGTTACTGATGTCCCTGATTGTGTCTGTAGATGGAAGTGACTCAACAGAGCCTTTGTAAAGTTGTAATACTGTGTTTATACTGTGAAGAAGTCAGGGCTGACCTTAAATCAGCTGCTTTTAGAATAGAGTTTGGTTTAGCAGGTCGTCTGCTGAGAGCAGAGACCAACACTGAACATTTAGTCTCACCTGGAAGTTGTCTTTCTCCAGAGCCTCCAGCTGCCTCGTCAGTCTCCTCTGACGGGTCGCTTCATCCAAAACTCTGCGCTGACCGGCCTCCACCcgagctgacacacacacacacacacacacagacacacacacacacacacacacacacacacagagacacacacagacacagacacacacacacagacacacacacacacacacacacacacacagggagacaTTAAGACAAAGAGAGATTTATATCCCTCTGTTGTGGTCAGAATGCTGCCTTACATTTAAACCAAACTAcattataaaaaacatcaatttaTCAATTCGCACCTTGACAAAGGTCTGAAACCTCTAAACACAGGTCCTAAATGAACTTTGTTAAGACCCACTCATGACTTCTGTATGTTCGGTGTTGTAGACACAGAGATATCAGCAGGGACGCAGTCGTCAGTCGTCTTCAGTTATGGCTCAAAGCTCAACTCAACCTGCAGGTGTCAGAGGAGCTAGCTTAAAACTGAAGCTACAGCCCTTCACTAGCCTTGACTTTCCTGATACAGGCCTATAACAGTGGTGCTTCAACGAATCATTCATATGCCGAATAGATCGTTTTCCTGTAACAGCTATTAATAtgtaacaacaataacaaagacAACGTGTATCGTGTGAAAATCGTTGGTTGATGGAGGCGACGTTGTTTCTTGAGTTAGCTCCGGAGCCGCGCTAACAAAAACGGACCAAAAGCGACAGACTCCGTTAACTCGTCTTTAAACCCTCCAAACTTCACCCTGCTCTTAGTCTTTCTTAAACACCTGAATGTGTGCTGTACTTAAGTCACgttttcatgtttaatttgGTTAAAATCAAGATAAACCCACCGGAAACTTTCTTCTCCAGCACCATGTTGGCTGTTGttgtctcacctcctctctaCGGCAGCCGCAGAGGTACCTACCAAACCAAACGAGGCGAAGCGCGTATGTCTTCCTAACAGGTCCAGTCACTTACAGTCATAATGAAAAAGTCCTGAAGTAAAACGTGACGGTTAAAATACCTGAAAATACCTGCTGCTTGTGCTCACAGCGAGCCTGAACGAGCAGAACTAGCATGCTAACGCGAGCTTCTTTGCTACGGAAAGCCAGAGGGGATTATTCAGAAGGGCGCCTCCCTCTTTGtcgccacctggtggtgagaTTTTACATTATCGCTCCTTCAGCGAGTGTTGCTGTGATTTTGTTGATGAAAATCATTTCACATATTGTAACAGTATCGTATCATTACAGAGGACATGGAGCAATGACGGGCATGtgcaacaaaacaattaaaaaataataaaaattgagagaaagaaatgacagCGAAGGCctgaaataatgttttattgacagtttttctttcctgtttgtGAGGATATGTTGTTCTGTCATCGTGCAGTCGTGTGTTTGTGGTTATAACCTACATGAGACAGGTGGAGCTGCGAGATGgcctgaagacaaacagaacaaacacagcaggctgTCACAGtaacattatttattaaaatctcAAAACTTTATTCGCTCATTAACAAATAATTTAATGCAGTTTGTACAAAGCCAGAGAGCGCTGACTCCTCGTATCGACAGGCACGCATGGAGAGAAAACTACAGGCAGCGTCAGGTGGAAACCTCGTACGTCCgcctcagacacacagtgacacaaagtGTGTGAGGAGACGACGGGTTTACAGCACCGTGATGGAAAACTACATGatggaaacaaagaaatgaacTTCAAACACTAAACAAAGAGGATGAAACATGGAAATATAAAAGTCTTTCGTGTTTTCTCAGTAAGTTTTAAATCCTCCccaacatttaaacatttacacacaaacgTTTGGCTTCAGAAACACTTTAAACTTAGTTTTTCTCTTCGACACATTCTCACATTctcatcttctctcctccttaAACATTCACTGTTACGCTCCATCAGAGCCACCTGATTGGGCCAAAACAGCCAACTACTGCTGTtgtggttgccatggtaacccCAGCATCACCCCGACAACGAGCTGGAGGAGGCACGTTGATAGTTTTTAACTCGAGCGTGATAACAAACTTTCTAGGTAACATAATGCTCCTGAGGGCGGCGCTGTCTCGGGACAATGGTAACCGTGGTAACCAAGAAGCCAGAGggcgccccctgctgctggaTCAGCGCCGTGGAGTGAAGAGGGCTGCTTTCGTCTGCAGCGACGTCATTTTAGAGTTTGATGGAGTgtaacagcagacacacacacacacacacacacacacacacacacacacacactctctgctTGCATAGGTTCAGGTAGTGTCATGTGATAAGGCAGCACGGTGACAAAGTGATTTTAACCTCCACAgagactcttattttgaaatgccaCTGTCACTAAACGAAGGGAGAAATAAAGAGACTCGTCCCACAGCGATGAGTTCAGGCTCCTGAAATGATTCGTGTGATCAGCCACAGGTGGGTCAGGTGTAAAAGTGGATCGTCCAATCAGAAATAAGacacaaaaatttaaaaagttgtgATATGTTCTGAAACGATGCGTTCAAGGTCATCACGTCTAATCGTCCACCCcgtctgtctccatctgtgatgATGAGGTCGACTAATGtgcacaaacgcacacacacacacacatacacacacactcacacactcacacacagtctcagGGGTCTACGAAGGACACCATGATGTATCTGGTCCCTCTGGTGGTGGGCAGACCCTCGTGGTAGTGCGTCAGGCGGCCGGGGTGCATGAAGGACCAGCCCTTCCTGGGAGACTCCACCTTACAGTCGTACCGCAGGAACCTGCAGCCTCCACCCTGCAACCATCAATCAATACTTATCAACGACTGGAAGCAATTTAGATAATCAACAAATCCGTTTGAGTCCTTGTTGAAAGCTTTCTGTCCTGTGTGACAGGAAACTGAAcattgtgtttgagtgtgtgtgtgtgtgtgcgtgtgtgtgtgtgtgtgtgtgtgtgtgtgtgtgtgtgtgtgtgtgtgtgtgtacctcatAGTCGATGTCCTTCCTGTTCAGGGCGATGTTGATGGTGAAGGTGGACGAGTCGTGATGTGGTCGCAGAGACGGCTGCTCGTCGGGTCGGTAACGCACCACAAAGTTCATGATGGCCtgagcctgcacacacacacacacacacacacacgcacacacacacacagacacacacgcacacacagacagacagacagacagacacacacacacacacacacacacacacacacacacacacacacatacgcacacagaCGTGTTTTTACGAACTTTAAGTAAAATAACTTGAAGATCAAGCACTTTCAATAAccctggtgtgtttgtgttcattttacAGTCTCAATTCACTAACTTTCAAGGATTTTAAGCATCCATGTATTATTATGTCTGTTCTTCAAAAACTTTCAAGgtcttgattttttaaaatggtaatttcacaaactttcaaggaTTTTAAGGAGTCCCAGGATCAAGCTTTTCAATGACCCATGtatatttatttctatattcAATAACTTTGAAGGCCATGATTTCTTTAATCaaattcacaaactttcaaggaTTAAAAGATTCTCCAtatcaaacattttcaatgacCCATGTATACTAATGTCtatttttttggcaaaaacCTTCGAGGGTTTTAAGGATCTATGGGATCAAGCACTTTCACTGACCCAGGTACATTTATATCTGTTTTCAATAACTTTCAAGGACTTGATTTAAGTTGTCAAACTGTGACTGGGGGTAGCAGCGCGACCCGGGCAGTGTGGACCGTACCTTGGGGTAATATCCAGGGTAGAGCTTCTCCGTGACGGGGACGATGTATTCTTTGAGGAACTTCAGCCACTCCTTCTCAAAGCCGATCTGGTTCATGTGGATGTCCACAGTGGGGACGTTTTCATAACCACCAGCCAGACGCTCGTCCTGACAAACACACGAGAGACCAACGTCAACTCATATCctcatctgacacacacacacacacacacacacacacacacacacacacacacagcgtgtTACCTTGTGTGATCCTCCAGACCATCCACCGTTGTCCTCCATGGTCTCCACCAGATGATCGCACATCTTCTCTGAGAAGGCCGGAAACCAGTAAACATCTGGACAgggctgagacacacacacacacacacacacacacacacacacacacacacacacagacacagacacacagacacagacacacagctgtattAATCTGAGCTTCAGGATGTTGGTTCTGAGGACCAGGAGGcttcacctgactctccatcaCCATGTAGGGAGGAGATGAGGACTGAGTGTggtgaactggtcctttaaCTGTTGGTGTTGAGTCTTGTGTTGGTTTGTTACCTGCTCCACAAAACTCTTGTCGTCCTCAAAGATCCTGGAGTAGTTCTCATTGATGTACTTCTCCTTCCAgtcctgcaacacacacacacacacacacattcagcatgCGTGTTCATTCAGCTCAACGTGttcatgtcagtgtgtgtgtgtgtgtgtgtgtgtctgacca
This is a stretch of genomic DNA from Pagrus major chromosome 10, Pma_NU_1.0. It encodes these proteins:
- the znhit1 gene encoding zinc finger HIT domain-containing protein 1; the encoded protein is MVLEKKVSARVEAGQRRVLDEATRQRRLTRQLEALEKDNFQDDPLSSLPPPGPTARLPAFSETEEPEKKKRKTRGDHFKQRFRKNFTTLLEEENLSERPEPNYLSAAAPPSSLPPRHFCCVCGFPSHYTCTTCGGRYCSSKCLCTHRETRCLKWTL